One genomic window of Bacillus mycoides includes the following:
- a CDS encoding cob(I)yrinic acid a,c-diamide adenosyltransferase, with the protein MKLYTKTGDKGETSVIGGRVDKDHIRVEAYGTIDEANSHIGYAMSKLQEECFRNIYNELENIQHELFDCGGDLAIVEKKIPYKVTIEMVEYLERRIDSYTEEAPPLERFILPGGSEVSAALHIARTVIRRAERCIVSLQKEGETNEIVLKYVNRLSDYLFALARVINARLQVKDVEYNRSALVFRNKEEKEVE; encoded by the coding sequence ATGAAACTTTATACAAAAACAGGTGATAAAGGGGAAACGAGTGTCATAGGTGGCCGAGTGGATAAAGATCATATACGTGTAGAAGCTTATGGCACAATTGATGAGGCGAATTCTCATATTGGATATGCCATGTCTAAATTGCAAGAGGAATGTTTTCGTAACATTTATAACGAACTTGAAAATATTCAACATGAACTATTTGATTGTGGAGGGGATTTAGCAATAGTAGAGAAGAAAATCCCTTATAAAGTAACGATAGAGATGGTCGAGTATTTAGAGAGACGAATTGATTCGTATACAGAAGAAGCGCCGCCGTTAGAGCGTTTTATTTTACCAGGCGGTAGCGAGGTATCGGCTGCACTACACATTGCACGTACAGTTATAAGAAGAGCAGAACGTTGTATAGTGTCCTTGCAAAAAGAAGGAGAAACCAATGAAATTGTTCTAAAGTATGTAAATAGGTTATCTGATTATTTATTTGCGCTTGCTAGAGTAATAAATGCACGTTTACAAGTGAAAGATGTGGAATATAACCGCAGTGCACTTGTTTTTCGTAATAAAGAAGAGAAGGAAGTGGAGTAA
- a CDS encoding peptidoglycan DD-metalloendopeptidase family protein, whose translation MKALKCGVVILSILFLSQLHVYAEENQWIWPVDGQLSDYFGTRHGKHYGIDIAAPIGTPVAAIQNGKVTKSYFSSSYGNVVFIKHGEYEAVYAHLNKRYVVQGDNISKGELIGEVGNTGESRGAHLHLEVHQGRWTMEKRNAMNPLLVLNEQKNQVVSSSLYVVQKGDTLVGIARKFSMTVEEIKVRNGLRQEQIYPNQQLYVK comes from the coding sequence ATGAAAGCGTTAAAATGTGGCGTGGTGATATTGAGTATATTATTTTTATCTCAATTACATGTTTACGCGGAAGAGAATCAGTGGATATGGCCTGTTGATGGGCAGCTAAGTGATTATTTTGGGACAAGACATGGGAAACACTATGGTATTGATATAGCTGCGCCTATTGGAACGCCTGTTGCAGCTATTCAAAATGGTAAGGTGACAAAGTCTTATTTTTCAAGTAGTTATGGAAATGTTGTGTTTATTAAACATGGAGAATATGAGGCTGTTTATGCGCATTTAAATAAGAGATATGTAGTTCAAGGGGATAACATTTCAAAAGGAGAGCTAATTGGAGAGGTAGGGAATACAGGAGAATCGCGAGGAGCGCATTTACATTTAGAAGTGCATCAAGGGAGATGGACGATGGAGAAAAGGAATGCGATGAATCCGTTGCTTGTTTTAAATGAACAAAAAAATCAAGTCGTGTCATCATCACTATATGTTGTACAAAAAGGTGATACTTTAGTTGGCATTGCTCGGAAATTTAGTATGACAGTTGAAGAAATTAAAGTGAGGAATGGATTGCGACAAGAGCAAATCTATCCGAATCAACAACTATACGTTAAGTAA
- a CDS encoding ECF transporter S component translates to MKQKNSVVQMVSVAMLSSIAYLLMMLDFPFPGLPPFLKIDFSDVPALIAAIIFSPIAGVIVEAIKNILHYGIQGSLTGVPVGEVANFIAGCLFIGPAAFLFRKYRTVKSLTTGLMLGTITMTVIMSVLNYFIILPAYTWFLNSPAMSSDIMRQTIVTAILPFNVIKGIVVTIVFVALFSRLKVWVFAKMKNA, encoded by the coding sequence ATGAAACAAAAAAACAGTGTAGTGCAGATGGTGAGTGTAGCGATGCTAAGTAGTATTGCGTATTTACTAATGATGTTGGATTTTCCATTCCCAGGGCTTCCGCCATTTTTAAAAATTGATTTTAGTGATGTGCCAGCTTTAATTGCGGCGATAATTTTTAGTCCAATTGCAGGTGTAATTGTAGAAGCGATAAAAAATATTTTGCATTACGGGATTCAAGGAAGTTTAACGGGAGTACCAGTAGGAGAAGTAGCAAACTTTATAGCGGGATGTTTATTTATTGGTCCAGCAGCATTCTTATTCCGAAAGTATCGCACAGTAAAAAGTTTAACGACAGGATTAATGCTAGGTACAATTACTATGACAGTTATTATGAGTGTGTTAAACTACTTTATTATTTTACCAGCGTACACTTGGTTTTTAAATTCACCAGCTATGTCTAGTGATATTATGCGACAAACTATTGTAACGGCGATATTACCGTTTAATGTAATTAAAGGAATTGTTGTAACAATTGTATTTGTAGCACTATTTTCACGCTTGAAAGTATGGGTATTTGCAAAAATGAAAAATGCTTAA
- a CDS encoding ferredoxin, with translation MAKYTIVDKDTCIACGACGAAAPDIYDYDDEGIAFVTLDDNQGIVEIPDVLIEDMMDAFEGCPTDSIKVADESFDGDSLKFE, from the coding sequence ATGGCAAAATATACAATCGTTGACAAAGATACTTGTATTGCATGCGGTGCTTGTGGTGCTGCTGCACCAGACATTTATGACTATGATGATGAAGGCATTGCATTTGTAACATTAGACGATAACCAAGGTATCGTTGAAATTCCAGATGTATTAATTGAAGATATGATGGATGCATTCGAAGGTTGTCCAACTGACTCAATTAAAGTTGCTGACGAATCATTTGATGGCGACTCTTTAAAATTCGAATAG
- a CDS encoding helix-turn-helix domain-containing protein, with amino-acid sequence MQLQYTLLYCLKQLNGERTVSSIYYLLKGKRSSQTLQDGNMFQISFLFGIYKSLNRADYDQEVARLLRTDLVQGIHDNTYVLTTAGNMQLNKWEGDFAFPTYLNGLHYGEIGETFWRRLSLIVQTISNLQQANTKFIPIQQDTEIMMWVKRFLTGIPYMRSELAKRLWKEMHTLLQKNNPVEATIVTYRLTGYERIGCTLQQLAEITKQDIFRVYFLFWGTIHFLIQEVRNKENEFPLLAEIISYPNEKADLFSLSTKKTYNLWKQGRSLEEIATIRNLKVATIEDHFVEIALREKEFSIEMFMEKEKIEKVTKVIEVLQTRKLRVLKQAVGEEISYFEVRLVLARMEGINEA; translated from the coding sequence ATGCAGCTACAATATACTTTATTGTATTGTTTAAAACAATTGAATGGTGAAAGAACCGTTTCTTCGATTTATTATTTATTAAAAGGAAAGAGATCGTCGCAAACATTACAAGATGGGAATATGTTTCAAATTTCTTTTTTGTTTGGGATTTATAAGTCATTAAATAGAGCTGATTATGATCAAGAAGTTGCACGGTTGTTACGAACGGATTTAGTTCAAGGTATACATGATAATACATATGTGTTAACGACTGCTGGTAACATGCAATTAAACAAATGGGAAGGTGACTTTGCCTTTCCGACGTATTTAAATGGTTTACACTATGGTGAAATAGGTGAAACGTTTTGGAGGAGATTATCATTGATCGTTCAAACCATTTCGAATTTACAACAGGCGAATACGAAATTTATTCCAATTCAACAGGATACAGAAATAATGATGTGGGTGAAACGCTTCCTCACTGGAATACCATATATGAGAAGTGAATTGGCTAAAAGATTATGGAAGGAAATGCATACTCTTTTACAAAAAAATAATCCAGTAGAGGCGACAATCGTAACATATCGGTTAACTGGGTATGAACGTATTGGGTGTACTTTACAACAATTAGCGGAAATTACGAAACAAGATATATTTCGAGTTTATTTTTTATTTTGGGGTACAATTCATTTCCTTATTCAAGAAGTTCGCAATAAAGAAAATGAGTTTCCATTATTAGCTGAAATTATATCTTATCCAAATGAGAAAGCTGATTTATTTAGCTTATCAACGAAAAAAACATATAATCTTTGGAAACAAGGACGCTCTTTAGAAGAAATAGCAACAATTCGGAATTTGAAGGTTGCCACGATAGAAGACCATTTTGTAGAAATTGCTTTACGAGAAAAAGAATTTTCTATTGAGATGTTTATGGAAAAAGAAAAAATAGAAAAAGTAACAAAAGTAATTGAAGTATTACAAACACGTAAATTGCGTGTGTTGAAGCAAGCGGTTGGAGAGGAAATCTCTTATTTTGAAGTCCGTCTTGTATTGGCGCGGATGGAGGGTATAAATGAAGCTTGA
- a CDS encoding RecQ family ATP-dependent DNA helicase has product MKLEEYLYKWFGYSEFRPGQKGVITDLLEGKDVVAMLPTGRGKSMCYQLPGLLQEGTVLVVSPLLSLMEDQVTQLKYVVKNRVIALNSFRTLSEKREAMKKLSFYKFVFVSPEMLQSELLIRELKKIHISLFVVDEAHCISQWGYDFRPDYKKLDKVIESIGSPKVLALTATATKDVLRDIAESLNLKNIAEHVYSIDRPNIAMEVQFVETIEEKKEALFEHVMYLQGPGIVYCSSRAWTERLTEYLRGKGITGVAFYHGGMEHEERMLIQQQFMNDQLQIVICTSAFGMGVNKANTRYIIHFQYPTNVASYLQEIGRGGRDGELSIAILLCSPLDHDLPISIIEDELPSKSQIQFLFSLLQERMFQTKVLPLEDVEEICYNAARFNEQYWRFTRYHLEHLGIIQQRNLMLESLSDEIMHRLIAEVEVRLRNKYSELENMKSWIQVQGCRREYLLQQFGYRKEKEIENCCDYCGITKADYKKRRAQQLVFDYNWETELQKLFGLGKMEE; this is encoded by the coding sequence ATGAAGCTTGAGGAATATTTATATAAGTGGTTTGGATATTCTGAATTTCGTCCGGGGCAAAAAGGAGTTATTACGGATTTATTGGAAGGGAAAGATGTTGTAGCAATGCTTCCGACTGGAAGGGGAAAGTCAATGTGTTATCAACTTCCGGGGCTTCTGCAAGAGGGTACGGTGCTTGTTGTATCACCATTATTATCTTTAATGGAAGACCAAGTTACGCAATTAAAGTATGTCGTGAAAAATCGAGTTATTGCATTGAATAGTTTCCGGACGCTAAGTGAAAAAAGAGAAGCAATGAAAAAGCTATCTTTTTATAAATTTGTTTTCGTATCACCAGAGATGTTACAGTCGGAACTTCTAATAAGAGAATTGAAAAAAATTCATATTTCATTATTTGTCGTAGATGAAGCGCATTGTATTTCACAATGGGGCTATGATTTTCGGCCAGATTATAAAAAATTAGATAAAGTAATTGAGAGTATCGGATCTCCGAAAGTACTAGCATTAACAGCAACTGCGACAAAGGATGTACTGCGAGATATAGCGGAAAGTTTAAATCTGAAAAATATCGCTGAGCATGTGTACTCAATTGATCGTCCAAATATTGCGATGGAAGTGCAATTTGTGGAAACAATAGAAGAAAAAAAAGAGGCGCTTTTTGAGCATGTAATGTATTTGCAAGGGCCTGGTATTGTTTATTGTTCAAGTAGGGCCTGGACAGAGCGTTTAACCGAGTATTTAAGAGGAAAAGGAATTACAGGTGTAGCTTTTTATCATGGTGGTATGGAACATGAAGAGCGTATGTTAATTCAACAACAGTTTATGAATGACCAGTTGCAAATTGTAATATGTACAAGTGCTTTTGGGATGGGGGTAAATAAGGCGAATACAAGATATATTATTCATTTTCAATATCCGACAAATGTAGCTTCCTATTTACAAGAAATTGGAAGAGGGGGAAGAGATGGAGAATTGAGTATAGCCATTTTATTATGTAGTCCATTGGATCACGATTTGCCAATTTCAATCATTGAAGATGAATTACCAAGTAAATCGCAAATACAATTTTTATTTTCGTTACTACAAGAAAGAATGTTTCAAACGAAAGTATTACCATTAGAAGATGTAGAAGAAATTTGTTATAATGCAGCAAGATTTAATGAACAGTATTGGCGTTTTACACGTTATCATCTCGAACATCTTGGAATCATACAACAGCGAAATCTCATGCTAGAGAGCTTGTCAGATGAAATAATGCACAGATTAATAGCGGAAGTGGAAGTGAGACTGCGTAATAAATATAGTGAGCTAGAAAATATGAAGTCATGGATACAAGTTCAAGGATGTAGACGTGAATATTTATTACAACAATTCGGTTATAGAAAAGAAAAAGAGATAGAAAACTGTTGTGATTACTGTGGTATTACAAAAGCGGATTATAAAAAAAGACGAGCGCAACAGTTAGTTTTCGACTATAATTGGGAAACAGAGTTACAAAAGCTTTTCGGCCTAGGGAAGATGGAGGAATGA
- a CDS encoding CPBP family intramembrane glutamic endopeptidase, translating to MNIQRHNVEDMSPREIRLNLYITQLIILGIGCLLAYILFQDKREVYSLWKWEPVSILVIGSLLAICIVLLDYVAMRVFPESWFDDGGINDRMFQGISVMHLLFITFIIGFAEEFLFRGVVQTHFGIVIASLIFAVLHIRYITKPFLFCFVCFISFVFGYVFEWTGNLFITIFAHFLVDFIMGLQLRK from the coding sequence ATGAACATTCAAAGGCATAATGTTGAAGATATGAGTCCGAGAGAAATAAGACTGAATCTCTACATAACACAACTAATCATTCTTGGTATCGGTTGTTTACTAGCATATATATTATTTCAAGATAAAAGAGAAGTTTATAGTTTGTGGAAATGGGAACCGGTTTCTATACTTGTAATAGGTAGCTTGTTAGCGATCTGTATTGTGTTATTAGATTATGTTGCAATGCGAGTGTTTCCAGAATCTTGGTTTGATGATGGTGGCATTAACGATAGAATGTTTCAAGGAATTTCTGTCATGCATTTACTCTTTATCACGTTTATTATTGGCTTTGCGGAAGAGTTTTTATTTAGAGGTGTAGTGCAGACTCATTTCGGAATTGTAATAGCGAGTTTAATTTTTGCTGTGTTACATATTCGGTATATAACGAAGCCTTTTTTGTTTTGTTTCGTCTGCTTTATTAGTTTTGTTTTTGGTTATGTATTCGAGTGGACAGGAAATTTGTTTATAACAATCTTTGCACACTTTCTTGTTGATTTTATAATGGGGCTCCAATTAAGAAAATAA
- a CDS encoding LysM peptidoglycan-binding domain-containing protein codes for MRKRIPDFEEELEVEQVEEDEGLPPRSEIHRNKEKKPKFKMNHIFVRVLTFLFILLPISILWYTDKYIQVKSDSNNAEKSAFEVIFFDSAQTESKKQSEKVATHVVKDGETLESIAKQYFSDENGIEIIKKYNDLQEDEVKVGQELKIPIKDKSTKYES; via the coding sequence ATGAGAAAACGAATTCCTGATTTTGAAGAGGAGTTAGAAGTTGAGCAAGTGGAAGAAGATGAAGGTTTACCGCCGCGTAGTGAAATTCATAGAAATAAAGAGAAAAAACCAAAGTTTAAAATGAACCACATTTTCGTCCGAGTGTTAACATTTTTGTTCATATTGTTACCTATTAGTATCTTATGGTATACGGATAAGTATATACAGGTGAAAAGTGATAGTAATAATGCTGAGAAAAGTGCGTTTGAAGTGATTTTCTTTGATTCAGCTCAGACTGAATCAAAGAAGCAGTCTGAGAAAGTAGCAACTCATGTTGTGAAAGATGGAGAAACTTTAGAAAGTATAGCGAAGCAATATTTCTCAGATGAAAATGGGATAGAGATAATAAAAAAGTATAATGATTTACAAGAAGATGAAGTGAAAGTAGGACAAGAATTGAAAATTCCTATAAAAGATAAGTCCACGAAGTATGAGAGCTAG
- a CDS encoding metallophosphoesterase — MSWIILLCTLICIGFVCLLGMYKEAMRNTVLEHTLVFEEFPESFQKVKVFFISDIHRRIVSSSLIERVKGKVDIVIIGGDLAEKGVPLSQISLNIQKLREIAPVYFVWGNNDYEIEYHELDALLIENNVKVLDNTRVVFESELGEKICLLGIDDVGLERDRLDLALSDCKEEGFRILISHNPDIIKKMSGKEQISLVLSGHTHGGQIRLFPSEKHLKGGVYKHSNTTLFISNGYGTTLLPLRFRAPSQTHIITLCGGK; from the coding sequence ATGTCATGGATTATATTATTATGTACTCTCATATGCATTGGTTTTGTATGTCTTCTTGGAATGTATAAAGAAGCGATGCGTAATACAGTGTTGGAACATACTTTAGTATTCGAAGAATTTCCGGAAAGTTTTCAAAAAGTTAAAGTTTTTTTTATTTCGGATATTCATAGAAGGATCGTTTCTAGCTCGCTAATTGAACGAGTGAAAGGAAAAGTAGATATCGTAATTATTGGCGGCGATTTAGCTGAAAAAGGAGTACCGTTATCGCAAATCTCTTTAAATATTCAAAAGTTAAGAGAAATAGCCCCTGTATATTTTGTATGGGGAAATAATGATTATGAAATTGAATATCACGAATTAGATGCTTTATTAATAGAAAATAATGTGAAGGTATTAGATAATACAAGAGTGGTATTTGAGTCTGAATTAGGAGAGAAAATTTGCTTACTCGGTATCGATGATGTTGGATTAGAACGAGATCGTTTAGATTTAGCGTTGTCTGATTGTAAAGAAGAAGGTTTTCGCATTTTAATTAGTCACAACCCCGATATAATAAAGAAAATGTCTGGTAAAGAACAAATTTCGCTCGTATTAAGTGGACATACACATGGAGGTCAGATTCGGTTGTTTCCATCTGAAAAGCATTTAAAGGGTGGTGTATATAAGCATTCTAATACGACTCTCTTTATTAGTAATGGGTATGGAACAACATTACTCCCTCTTCGTTTTCGGGCACCTTCCCAAACACATATCATTACGTTATGCGGAGGGAAATAA
- a CDS encoding MerR family transcriptional regulator: MPTLNGTYNIKAVSNILGIQPSTLRAWERRYHIIAPKRNRAGHRLYTEEHIHILKWLMNKVSEGMMIGQAVQLLEGNRLQNNIQKEKITDTEVVLVDDILQALLKFDEITTSALLNEVFSIYSTEKVVTSIILQVANKLLSLKNNNEITMSQFKYVVSFLQTRLGMIYHNASVYSSVNKVFVLENNILKGFIFATYLRLKGYQAMYMGTSLDEEGILLAIEQLQPKYLFISFDDERELEEAVEFIDLLQEKNENLSGGFIGRKGTGDQLNLQNILIGNTKEEWDGWLKMSE, translated from the coding sequence ATGCCGACTTTAAATGGGACATATAATATAAAAGCTGTTTCGAATATACTCGGAATTCAACCGAGTACACTTCGCGCATGGGAAAGACGCTATCATATTATTGCCCCAAAGAGAAATCGTGCGGGGCATCGTTTATATACAGAAGAGCATATTCATATTTTGAAATGGTTAATGAATAAAGTTTCTGAGGGGATGATGATTGGACAAGCAGTTCAGTTATTAGAAGGGAATCGGTTGCAGAACAACATTCAAAAAGAAAAAATTACAGATACAGAAGTTGTTTTAGTGGACGATATACTACAAGCTTTGTTAAAATTTGATGAAATTACAACTTCTGCATTATTAAACGAGGTTTTTAGTATATATTCAACAGAAAAGGTTGTTACAAGCATCATCCTTCAAGTGGCAAACAAGTTGTTATCTTTAAAAAATAATAATGAGATTACAATGTCACAATTCAAATATGTTGTATCATTCTTACAAACACGTCTAGGAATGATATATCATAATGCGTCAGTGTATTCTTCCGTTAACAAAGTTTTCGTTTTAGAAAATAATATATTAAAAGGATTTATTTTCGCGACGTATTTACGACTAAAAGGATATCAAGCAATGTATATGGGGACAAGTTTAGATGAAGAAGGTATTTTACTAGCTATTGAACAATTACAACCTAAATATTTGTTTATATCTTTTGATGATGAACGAGAACTTGAAGAGGCAGTAGAATTTATTGACTTATTGCAAGAAAAAAATGAAAACCTCTCGGGTGGTTTTATAGGAAGAAAAGGCACTGGAGATCAATTAAATCTTCAAAATATCCTAATTGGTAACACGAAAGAAGAATGGGATGGATGGTTAAAAATGTCAGAATAG
- a CDS encoding genetic competence negative regulator, giving the protein MRLERLNYNKIKIFLTFDDLSERGLTKEDLWRNAPKVQQLFRDMMQEANKELGFEADGPIAVEVFSLQAQGMVVIVTKENHEVDTEDEFRDEFIEMQVTLDESEHILYEFATLDDVINLSNRLYNLGVTDGKLYTWDDRFYLWIEEEDQFQLLKADFIAILAEYGNPSTATIYRIMEYGKELMDSQAIEQIYNYFVKKQNLS; this is encoded by the coding sequence ATGAGACTGGAACGTTTAAATTATAATAAGATTAAAATTTTCCTAACATTTGATGATTTATCTGAACGAGGATTAACGAAAGAAGATTTGTGGAGAAATGCACCGAAAGTACAGCAACTATTCCGTGATATGATGCAAGAAGCGAATAAAGAATTAGGGTTTGAAGCGGATGGACCGATTGCTGTTGAAGTATTTTCTCTACAAGCTCAAGGTATGGTTGTAATTGTAACAAAAGAAAATCACGAAGTAGATACAGAAGATGAGTTCCGTGACGAGTTTATTGAAATGCAAGTGACTCTTGATGAAAGTGAACATATACTTTACGAGTTTGCTACATTAGATGATGTAATCAATTTGTCAAATCGCTTATATAACCTTGGTGTAACTGATGGGAAGTTGTATACGTGGGATGATCGTTTCTATCTTTGGATAGAAGAAGAAGATCAATTTCAATTATTGAAGGCGGATTTTATAGCTATTTTAGCGGAATACGGTAATCCGTCAACAGCAACAATTTACCGCATAATGGAATATGGTAAAGAATTAATGGATTCTCAAGCAATTGAACAAATATACAATTACTTTGTAAAAAAACAAAACCTCAGCTAA
- the gudB gene encoding NAD-specific glutamate dehydrogenase, protein MVAEKGTQTKTQQQGEQHFELLNSTQIVINEALEKLGYPNEVYELLKEPIRMMTVKIPVRMDDGTVKIFTGYRAQHNDAVGPTKGGIRFHPNVTENEVKALSIWMSLKCGIVDLPYGGGKGGIICDPREMSFRELERLSRGYVRAISQIVGPTKDIPAPDVFTNSQIMAWMMDEYSRIDEYNSPGFITGKPLVLGGSHGRETATAKGVTICIREAAKKRDIDIKGARVVVQGFGNAGSFLAKFMHDAGAKVIAISDAYGALHDPNGLDIDYLLDRRDSFGTVTKLFNNTISNTELLELDCDILVPAAIENQITEENADKIKAKIVVEAANGPTTLEATKILTDRGILLVPDVLASAGGVTVSYFEWVQNNQGYYWTEEEVEQRLEKVMVKSFDSIYETSQVRKVNMRLAAYMIGVRKMAEASRFRGWV, encoded by the coding sequence ATGGTAGCCGAAAAGGGAACTCAAACGAAAACACAACAACAAGGGGAACAACATTTTGAATTGTTAAATTCAACACAAATTGTAATTAATGAAGCATTAGAAAAATTGGGTTATCCAAACGAAGTATATGAATTATTGAAAGAACCAATTCGTATGATGACAGTGAAAATTCCAGTTCGTATGGATGACGGGACTGTTAAAATATTTACAGGATATCGTGCGCAACATAATGATGCTGTTGGTCCAACGAAAGGTGGAATTCGCTTCCATCCAAACGTAACAGAAAATGAAGTGAAAGCACTTTCTATTTGGATGAGTTTAAAATGTGGTATTGTTGATTTACCATATGGTGGAGGTAAAGGTGGAATCATTTGTGACCCACGTGAGATGTCTTTCCGTGAATTAGAAAGATTAAGCCGCGGTTATGTACGAGCAATTAGCCAAATTGTTGGTCCGACAAAAGATATTCCAGCTCCAGATGTATTTACAAACTCACAAATTATGGCATGGATGATGGATGAGTATAGCCGTATCGATGAATATAATTCACCAGGATTTATTACAGGTAAACCACTTGTATTAGGTGGATCACACGGACGTGAAACAGCGACTGCAAAAGGTGTAACAATTTGTATTCGTGAAGCTGCGAAAAAACGTGACATTGATATTAAAGGTGCACGCGTTGTTGTTCAAGGATTTGGGAATGCGGGTAGCTTCTTAGCTAAATTTATGCATGATGCAGGCGCGAAAGTAATTGCAATTTCGGATGCGTACGGTGCACTACATGATCCGAATGGATTAGATATTGACTACTTACTAGATCGTCGCGATAGCTTCGGTACTGTAACAAAACTATTTAATAATACAATTTCAAACACAGAATTGTTAGAACTTGATTGCGATATTTTAGTTCCAGCTGCAATTGAGAACCAAATTACAGAAGAAAATGCTGATAAGATTAAAGCGAAAATTGTAGTTGAAGCTGCAAATGGTCCAACTACATTAGAAGCAACAAAAATCTTAACAGATCGTGGTATCTTACTTGTTCCAGACGTATTAGCAAGTGCTGGTGGCGTTACGGTATCTTACTTTGAGTGGGTACAAAATAACCAAGGTTACTACTGGACTGAGGAAGAAGTAGAACAACGTTTAGAAAAAGTAATGGTAAAATCATTCGATTCAATCTATGAAACATCACAAGTTCGTAAAGTAAACATGCGCTTAGCTGCATACATGATTGGTGTTCGTAAAATGGCTGAGGCTAGTCGCTTCAGAGGTTGGGTATAA
- a CDS encoding DUF3961 domain-containing protein encodes MMKMTVDQRFMMPADVVERVEVLRNNHSKRGSLLQSVNKFFGLDTKEDCVWFYGFYGVAVSIVLFMVFTSNIFDFLFA; translated from the coding sequence ATGATGAAAATGACAGTAGACCAAAGATTTATGATGCCAGCAGATGTTGTGGAACGAGTGGAAGTTTTACGAAATAATCATAGTAAGCGTGGATCATTATTACAATCAGTAAATAAGTTTTTCGGTTTAGATACGAAAGAAGATTGTGTTTGGTTTTACGGTTTTTACGGAGTGGCTGTAAGTATTGTATTATTTATGGTATTCACATCAAATATTTTCGATTTTCTCTTCGCATAA
- a CDS encoding peptidoglycan recognition protein family protein — protein MAMFPIERNYIGHGNSRPGIPLSKVRFIVSHDTGNPGSNAIGNRDYFNEIQPKASAHTFIDDKTILEIVPINEVAYHVRYNVPTDNDLFGYDANKAAIGVELCYGGDVNFWEAYTRFTWYHAYLCQNFGLNPKKAIVSHKTLDPTRKIDPENVLGQQGIKFQQFLADVYRMYVSFR, from the coding sequence ATGGCGATGTTCCCTATTGAGCGTAATTATATTGGGCATGGAAATTCACGACCAGGAATTCCTCTTTCAAAAGTAAGATTTATTGTAAGTCATGACACGGGGAACCCTGGTAGCAATGCGATAGGAAATCGGGATTACTTTAATGAAATACAACCGAAAGCTTCAGCGCATACATTTATTGATGATAAAACAATATTAGAAATTGTCCCTATAAATGAAGTTGCGTACCATGTTCGATACAATGTGCCAACGGATAATGATTTATTCGGTTATGATGCGAATAAGGCTGCAATTGGGGTTGAACTTTGCTATGGTGGCGACGTAAACTTTTGGGAGGCGTATACTCGTTTTACGTGGTATCACGCTTATTTATGTCAAAATTTCGGTTTAAATCCTAAAAAGGCTATTGTGTCACACAAAACGTTGGATCCTACTCGGAAAATCGATCCTGAAAATGTATTAGGGCAACAAGGAATTAAATTTCAGCAGTTTTTAGCAGATGTCTATCGGATGTATGTTTCGTTTAGATGA